From Streptomonospora salina, the proteins below share one genomic window:
- the ehuA gene encoding ectoine/hydroxyectoine ABC transporter ATP-binding protein EhuA, producing MQQSESPSPEAAGAHEPAGGEIVRFDKVVKRYGSNVVLDELDFSVAPGERVTLIGPSGSGKTTILRLLMTLEPIDGGVIHVNGEPLSHMHRGGKLVKANEAHLRRARTSIGMVFQQFNLFPNMSVRKNVTEGPVHSLGVAKDEANGRAEELLELVGLGDKIDQHPTRLSGGQQQRVAIARALAMRPRILLLDEVTSALDPELVAGVLDVLRDIAQTTDITMLCVTHEMSFARDVSHRVLMFDEGQVAEEGPPERMFGAPEEERTRSFLKAVLENG from the coding sequence CCCGCCGGCGGGGAGATCGTCCGGTTCGACAAGGTCGTCAAGCGCTACGGCAGCAACGTCGTGCTCGACGAGCTGGACTTCTCCGTCGCGCCGGGCGAACGCGTCACGCTCATCGGGCCCAGCGGGTCGGGCAAGACCACGATCCTGCGGCTGCTGATGACGCTGGAGCCGATCGACGGCGGCGTCATCCACGTCAACGGCGAGCCCCTGTCGCACATGCACCGCGGCGGCAAGCTCGTCAAGGCCAACGAGGCGCACCTGCGGCGCGCGCGCACGAGCATCGGGATGGTGTTCCAGCAGTTCAACCTCTTCCCGAACATGAGCGTGCGCAAGAACGTCACCGAGGGCCCCGTGCACAGCCTGGGCGTGGCCAAGGACGAGGCGAACGGGCGCGCCGAGGAGCTGCTGGAGCTCGTGGGGCTCGGTGACAAGATCGACCAGCACCCCACCCGGCTCTCCGGCGGGCAGCAGCAGCGCGTGGCGATCGCCCGCGCGCTGGCGATGCGGCCCCGGATCCTGCTGCTGGACGAGGTCACCTCGGCGCTGGATCCCGAGCTGGTGGCCGGTGTGCTGGACGTGCTGCGCGACATCGCCCAGACCACCGATATCACCATGCTGTGCGTGACCCACGAGATGAGCTTCGCCCGCGACGTCTCGCACCGCGTGCTGATGTTCGACGAGGGCCAGGTGGCCGAAGAGGGACCGCCCGAGCGCATGTTCGGCGCGCCGGAGGAGGAGCGGACCAGATCGTTCCTCAAGGCCGTACTCGAGAACGGCTGA
- a CDS encoding CPBP family intramembrane glutamic endopeptidase — MAKSFGRLWRWGAAAAVAALATALVLNPLVPMPVTGPAAVAHGALLVPTAAGVALIAVLTDHRERKRLDERVRTALEGHSVPNEVVWLLALLVVFLVATPGISYFAGLFFPGVSWEVMMPPVRILMLFVLPLVVVDLGGFTISGYSTVMPSIAMSVTERWRWMGAVPAAAVLVLAALAINPAPAPSPVVLLAAVLAVVAAVAVPEEIFFRALVQTRLEQVLGRWTGILAGAALFTATSVYLSELGDFSRQAQQLEFGIPHAIVFYAGVGVLQGYLWAAYRNIWLNILLRSGVLLLRVAPALQLV; from the coding sequence GTGGCGAAGTCATTCGGACGCTTGTGGAGATGGGGCGCCGCAGCGGCGGTGGCGGCCCTGGCGACCGCGCTCGTGCTGAACCCGCTCGTGCCGATGCCCGTGACCGGGCCGGCGGCGGTGGCCCACGGGGCTCTGCTGGTACCGACCGCGGCGGGAGTGGCGCTCATCGCGGTGCTGACCGACCACCGCGAGCGCAAACGGCTCGACGAACGGGTCCGCACCGCCCTCGAAGGGCACTCGGTGCCCAACGAGGTGGTCTGGCTGCTCGCGCTCCTGGTCGTGTTCCTCGTCGCGACACCGGGGATCTCCTACTTCGCGGGGCTCTTCTTTCCCGGTGTGAGCTGGGAGGTCATGATGCCTCCCGTCCGCATCCTGATGCTGTTCGTGCTGCCGCTGGTCGTCGTGGACCTCGGCGGATTCACCATCTCGGGATACTCCACCGTGATGCCGTCGATCGCCATGAGCGTGACCGAGCGCTGGCGCTGGATGGGCGCCGTCCCCGCAGCCGCGGTCCTCGTGTTGGCGGCGCTGGCGATCAACCCCGCTCCGGCGCCCTCCCCGGTCGTCCTGCTCGCCGCGGTCCTGGCCGTGGTGGCCGCCGTCGCCGTGCCCGAGGAGATCTTCTTCCGCGCCCTGGTGCAGACGCGGCTGGAGCAGGTCCTCGGCCGCTGGACCGGCATACTGGCCGGGGCGGCGCTGTTCACCGCGACCAGCGTCTACCTGTCGGAGCTCGGCGACTTCTCGCGCCAGGCGCAGCAGCTGGAATTCGGCATCCCGCACGCCATCGTGTTCTACGCCGGAGTCGGGGTGCTGCAGGGCTACCTGTGGGCGGCCTACCGCAACATCTGGCTGAACATCCTGCTGCGCAGCGGCGTCCTTCTGCTGCGGGTCGCGCCCGCACTGCAGCTCGTCTAG
- a CDS encoding GOLPH3/VPS74 family protein — protein MDPTTPRILTDDLLLLAYRPDTGRACTDVNRLQCGLAGAVIAEAVLAGRIALDGGGHLRTTGAARTGDPDVDGVVDRIAAEPRPRKVKWWVQRLNRRQLRERLRGRAVSFGVLDHEPGRALWIFVTDTYRPQQPERDRAVWALRSVLLGHDAPDPRSAALLALVGAAQLDGKLFGDIPRGDRRKRITAVTDRDEIGRAVREVIQSIETAVVAAAVAAGGAGDGGG, from the coding sequence ATGGACCCGACGACCCCGCGCATCCTCACCGACGACCTTCTGCTGCTCGCCTACCGGCCCGATACCGGACGCGCCTGCACCGACGTCAACCGCCTGCAGTGCGGGCTGGCCGGGGCGGTGATCGCCGAGGCCGTCCTCGCCGGCAGGATCGCGCTCGACGGCGGCGGGCACCTGCGCACGACCGGCGCCGCCCGCACCGGGGACCCCGACGTCGACGGCGTGGTCGACCGGATCGCGGCCGAACCGCGCCCCCGCAAGGTCAAATGGTGGGTCCAGCGGTTGAACCGCCGGCAGCTGCGCGAGCGCCTCCGGGGCCGCGCTGTCTCGTTCGGCGTGTTGGACCACGAGCCGGGCCGTGCGCTGTGGATCTTCGTCACCGACACGTACCGGCCCCAGCAGCCGGAGCGGGACCGGGCGGTGTGGGCGCTGCGCTCGGTGCTGCTCGGCCACGACGCGCCCGACCCGCGGTCGGCGGCACTACTCGCGCTCGTCGGAGCCGCGCAGCTGGACGGCAAGCTCTTCGGCGACATCCCCCGCGGCGATCGGCGCAAGCGGATCACGGCGGTCACCGACCGCGACGAGATCGGGCGGGCGGTGCGCGAGGTGATCCAGTCGATCGAGACCGCGGTGGTCGCTGCTGCCGTCGCCGCCGGAGGCGCGGGCGACGGCGGCGGCTGA